GGCCTTCGAAAGCGATAACGAAATTAGGACGCGGTATCATAGTTTAACAAACGTTGTTATCACTGCACTACTTTCACTGGTGATGTAGAAAAGATACCTTTAGGTTTggtgataaataaatcaaatgacGAAGTAatgtaaaacatatttccaaATATTTCCAAAACATATGATGGTGGGTAGTAAGCCGTTTATCCGTAAAAGTGGTGATtacttttacgtttttttatgcGTATGTAAGAAAAGACTTTTGTCCTAAAAAGTCACATCacatttaaacacattttaaccaAAAGATGGCGCTTCATATGGATTTGGTGAGGGTTAAGGGTTGATTACATGTTAGCAACCGAACCATCCACATCGTAATAGATATGGTTTTCTTagattctttttattttttgctcaatATGTATTATATTGATGATTCGGCACGTGTTAATTTTTATCACGTTacgatttaatatttttagtttattgaTGTTAATTTAACACGTCCATGAAAACGTCAATGTATTCTTAAACTGTGTGTTAttcaaatagaaataaaaatgaaataaataggCAACAATTATTCTCAACTAGTTACAACCGCAAACTTGTGAGATATGCGTCACGGAACAACTCATAGGTGTTGTCTTAGGCTAAGTTAGCATGAAACATGTTTAATCAATCTTTgcgagcaaaaaaattaagaaatctAGGtatatgaataaataaatcgaaTGAGACGAGAGCGAGACTGAATCGACTGGGCGACGAGATCGATTGGATCGTCATGGGCTTGAGATGTCGAACAAATACAACTCATTCGTCGTTctcatttatttgtaatattgAAATTAAGTTTTTATATTACAGAATGACCACATCTCCCATTCATTATATACACACACTTGCACAGCTTTATGGTTGGTAGACATATATCTCTCCAAGTCAGATGTGACCCgaataaaaaagtaacaatTTGTGGAGAAAATCatgttattattgttaaacATAAGTTTGTATATGGTGCTAtgtccggtggtgtatgtgatatgTGGCGTTCCACATGACCCATCAAAATCACTCCCGAcggtagcaaggactgacaaTTCTgctgcgtggtaaaaataGGTCTTGATacaaaattgataattttGCGTATAAATATGTAGATCAGAAGAAGTCAGACTGAAACCATGAACATATAGGCATGTAGTGATGACAACATGGTAAAACATGTACTTACTTGTATCCCGAGTGAACTATGTTTTAACGAAGttttaatttagcaaaatgtatcaaaatcaaaatatcaAACACGAAAATACAGTTTGTACTAAACTTTTTGTCTGTCTGTTCTAAAATCATGATATCATGTCAACGCACCTTGAGTAGAGCTTTTATGGCACGTTTATTGTCTATCTCTTTCTTCACTCATTGATACTAACCATAATTGTAGATAACATACAACTAAcgattttatttgcaattaatattttttgttaccacAAAAagttcaataatttttttgcaatattatgAATTCTTGTTTACTTTACGAAATACGACAACATGACTGCCACCATACATAAAGGTTTACTGGAGTTTTGTGTACCGCCTTGCCGGAAAATCTGTCGTTACTACTACAATTGTCGTACATTGccgaattttgcaaaattcggaTGTAGTGAAGTGGTccttttaaataaacaactttgtttcgttcttcctagtggtgtatgtgataaacgacgctcgctctacacgacaggaccaggTTTTGAAATGCTTTCCGGTACTTCTCTCCCGACAAACATTGACTGaatggctacgtggtaaaaataagtgtactaagtcagaaatggccggcattacccttagaggtcgttaagttAAGGAAAGTTTTTCAGATGACATTTTGGAATAAGTGGAATAACCAATATTTCCTTAACAACTATTGACATTTATGATAGAATAATTCAGAAGcaacacttaaaaaaaatttgaataaattattggaaaatatttaaatcaggATTTGTGTcgatgaaccaaaaaaaacataaaaaattcaaagacCCTAGCGGTAGAAGCACTTTTCCTGAGATTTAACACGTGATTCTAGTTTAAATTGTGCTCATGGCTCATGACAAAATGatcattgcatttttttatttacacttgctttttatttaccaCTCGCCAGACCACTTACCCGATGTCTACTGTGTCACTGTGCCACTTACTAAACCCGATGTCTATTAGTGATGGGCGGGTCTACCCGCACCTACCGGGTCGGAGCCATTCATAAGCGACCCGAACCCGTTCGGGTCGACCCGTAGAtacaagtaggttcagtaggtgcaacgattccgaTAGATGCAAGCTGCCAAAAGCGACTCCGACCTGTGtgtgcagcgagttcgggtcggaaCTACTGAACCTTCCTATACCTACGGGTCGGCCCGAAcccgctgcacccacgggtcggagtcgaTTCCGATATTGCTGCACCCGACTCCGGGTCGGGCCGTGAAATGAATCGTATGACCCATCACTAATGTCTATATCATTAGCCCATGCTAGGATCTGCATAGACTTATAGAAGATGGTCTCCGAAGTTTCCATCTCCGAGTCGCGGATGGCCCTTTCTAACGCTAGGTTGGTGTTACCAAAGGGTCACGAAAGTTTTCCATCCACCTTTACTTGACACGTAACGTTGGTCATTGCCATTGATACAGGTCTGGTAAGCTTAGCCGGGATTTCAAAAGATTATTGCGCCGTGTAGTTTTACACTGGCTATGCTAGCATATACGGCCTTGAAAGCTATGAAGAGATGGGAGGAGTGGTGCTGTTACTCCGCCGTCTTCTTCAAGATTTGCGGATGGTGAACATCGATCGAAGGTCAAGTCGAGCTTTTAGAATTAGGGAGAAATATATTTAGTTCCTCcttgataaaattttaataaaacttgtTTACAGCTAGAACGTATTGGAAACGATTTTTGGGAACTGACTATTTGATTATCgaaaatttgataaataatcttttgaaaaaaagccAATTTGGTTGATGgagtttttcgcttttctatATTCATAGCAGTGTACTATCATAAGAGATCGTTAAACTATATGTGAAGCTGGTAGGGAGAGGATAGGGGCTACTGCCAGCGTTACAATTTGTTACATTGGAGGTGGAGGTGGGATGGCTCAACTTTGTGTCACGTAATGTGAAATAAGATGCTTCTAAAATTCTTGAGTTATAATACACAgttaatcaattatttttttccagtcATTGCGAAAAAAGCCAGATAACTGCTCttatggtttttttcgaaatattaATACCACATCGAAGTGAGGACATAGTATAGCACATGATTTACGATATACATAGCTTATCTAACGcttaatacattttatttcgttaGTAGAAAGGTTACACCGTCCAACAGAAGCCTAGCTCTGGCCAGTCAATATTAGAAGTAAGTTtacagtgcaaaaaaaagtccaaaGGGGAGTGACCTCAGTGTAGATACCCGGAAGGATACAGTCTCCAGATCTCACATCAAGAACATAGCCGATCTACATTATGTCAGTTATATAAAACAACGAAGAAGAGATTAGATAATATAAACGATTTGTCATTACATCGAAAACGTTCTCAAGATTGCAAAATTACGTTCTACAAATGATTCTATTGTAATTTTTGTAAAGTGATTTGGGGTTGTGGGGTCCACCAAATTATTATGTAATTAATAGAGTGGGGAGTTGTTAAGATGTGCGGGGGCAGCGGCAGACCAAGTTTCTCGAAGAccctaagcggaatggtaGTTGGGGATAAATCTAAAAGTTGGGGACCCCAAAACTGAAGTTGCACTGCCGACAAACTTAAATCAGGaaggtttattttgcattggTCCACTATTGCAGATCGTGGGAAGCCTAATTTTGAAAACACTGACCGGGCGGTGAACTGTTTTCAAAAGTTcacataaaaggaaaaacatgaaTTGCTGTAGTGCATGCAATCTGCATGTAATATTTTGTgttaatgttgtttatttcatcagtttatttttgttaatttcacATGATGTTAAACAAAATCGATCAACACAATTAGTAGAATCAATTTAATCATCTGcacatttgcatttgcattccCGTTATGGTAGTATCGTTggtttatttgatattttgcAAAAGCCCAATCAAAAAGCAATGTAACATTTATTCGGTCAGTGTTGATAGTTGCACGAGTGTGTTGCCTCATCCCAGATGAGACCATCGTCACAACGCTTAAGCATGGATTTGCCCTTATAGCAGAGATAGTAATGGCGTTCACTCTTTGGATGTTTCACCCAACGAGCTTGATCGTCCAtgcaactaacttttttgggCACAAGCGTCGGCTCGTTCACCTCCTTGTAGGGAGTGAAGTTTTGACACTTGGATTCAGCGATTGTTGTGCACCAGTTGTTGATTGGATCCCAGTGCAGTCCCGGAGCACAACTGTGTGGATGGAACTTTCCATTGTAGCAATAGTAGTACCTGGACAGGAAAAGCAAATACACGCGTTATTAGTTAGTATTCCATGAGAGGGAcactcttttttaaaaaaactcacttGGAACAATCGAAGCGATCGGCAACGAACACAAGCTTCTGTGGATCGTCCTTCTCGGGGCATACATGTTCCTGTAAATCGCAGTTTGCCATGTTGGGTAGTGTGCACTGGCTTTGAGCCGCATTAAAGTGTAGTCCTGGAGCACATCGCTGCAGAACGGCAGTACCGTCAAAACACAGAACGTACTGCGAGCAGCTACGTCGGTGCGGTATGCTCAGTACACCATGCGACGGACAATTATACTCCTCATTTTGAAAATCATCAGGCAGACCGTGATGATTTTCGTCTAGAATAATGCCATCACTGGTCGGCGGCTCGTAGGGCGTTGTTTGAACGGTTGTGGGAAGTTTTGCTTTGCATGAAACTAGCATCGCTGGCAGGCACAGTCGTCGGAAGTTATCCCAGTAGAGCCCGGAGGAGCATTCGCCATGCGACACATATCCGCCGAGACAGATGCGGTACCGGCTGCAGCTGTACTCATCGGCAAAAGTGGCTCCGTTACGTTTACCGACGCATTCTTCATCGAATGCCAGCGTGACACTCACAATACCGACGAACAAGGCCGCGGCTAGAGAGTACATGATTGGCACGTGTGATCAGCACAAATTTTCGATGTTAAAAGTTAGCAATCGTGTTATTACAGACACTACCCTCTTGCGGTTGAGCTGGTTAGTGTCCAGATCACCTATGTGGAACGAAATGAAGAATTTCACTTTTAAAGAATTGGTTTTTATTCCCCGAACTGGCACATCACGGAATGACGGGTAGAAGAGTAGTAAAACCTATATCAGTCTAAGTGACAGTGTGTAGCATAAATTGGAAAACTCGGTAAACATACTTATCGGATCGTATCTGAAATGTAGTTATCGTTCTTGCAAGATCACGATAGCACACGAAAAGCGTAAAAGTGTCCATCTCATTTGTAGTCTGcgtttaaaatgcattttttgcgCTACTTTCGCGAGCGATAAATTTCCAAAGAATAGATGTACGTTTTTGTTGATatcatgaaaaacaaaatatttccatttttctgttGCAATATCCAAGAGCTGCACTTTTGCGATGATTGTTTAGCTGCTGTCTTGAGTAGTAAGTAATATCAAAATCGAGCCACAAACACTAAACCgactcaaaaaaaacgacctAGAGCATGCTGTTATAGCAGTCAGCCGAATGGTTTGTATGTTTGAAATGCCAAGAAGCTGAACTTGATGATTACATATTTATTCCAAGTAACAACATTTTAAAGGGGTCTGTATGACTTTCAACGACCTGAACAGTTGCAAACATCTAGATAGTCATTTCTATTCCGGGTTGAATTAGTCACACTTGTTCGTATTGTACATTCATAAACAGATAGTGGAAAAAATTGTATACAAACTTCTTTGCTccattatattatttattacattattgtttatttgtataattttttttatcttcaagGCCTATTCAATGAAGCTTtacttttattattgtttagataattgattcaaatattgttttatttgattttacttacttattttatttgtcatgTTAATTGATGCATTCATAGAATTAGGGCGAGGTCAACGGTTGCAGTCTGATcgcataataataatatgctTATAATTTGCTTAACGAGACAGGGCTGTTAATTACTTCAAATGTATGAAACCTCATTCTGCAGTTCGAGTCACAAGCATgctattttataattttgtataCTTCATATATATTTAAGCTTAAATATGTAACAAtaacatatatacatatataagaATAACATATAACTTATACATGTAAgaataacagaaaaacaacGAATCCATACATTCATTTCATATTTCGATGCATTGACTACGTATGCGATGAGTTGCGAAGCTCTCAATCAAACGAAGTACTTCATCGAAGATGTGTGAAAGATTCCGATGATTCAAATTACTGTCACATGCAGTTGATCTTGTTAGTCATTGAAcaaatttaatgtaaataataaccagatgatacatttttaaatttcgtaGACCGTATTTACTAAGTAgacggtgtgtttttttaaagtaaatttaatatgTGACACAAGAAATTCAACAAATCCTAAAACAAAGACATTTTTCCCCTAAACTTATGGCTATGAGGATGGAATACATTTGCTTCtcaattcttttctttttacatgCACCATATCCCGCGTGAACTCGGTTGTAAATAGCGTCCGTTTATGTATCTGTCAATTTAAATACGTGTAAGGAATACATTTCCTGGTGtgtaaaaaacacaattttctaCTCTATTTACTCCACACTTACATTATGGTGTATATTACTAGTTTACCATGAATTGTTATTGGAAGGAAATAGGAGATCAACTATATCTTATAACATTATCATATGTATCTGCTTCAGGCACACGGTATAAGAGAGATATTTCAGTATAATAGCCATAAATAGCCATCATCAAAATAGAGTCTTCAAAATTAGTAGGAATGCATAAGTAGGATGTATTATTTTgtaagacaaaacaaaatgaagaaatataaACTTAACGAAATGATAGGACGCGAAATATTATCACAGtcgatagaagaaaaaatccaccTGACTTATCACGGAAACCATACTTTGTTATCAACTGCTGTGCTGTTTACAAGACCGGCGCGATACGTCATACGAAGTACGAAATTCGCTCCACAAGGTAAATTCTAGAATAACAACAATGGGTGCTGAAAAAATATGTCTGAAAGCCAGACGAAGATTATGTATTTCCGTAGAGCTATAAATCAAAGAACTGAGCGCCACTACACAAACAACGTAGTTGATGCCCGTTCGTCTGGAGCGTTGTTGGCGAGTGTAACTTTGTCATTAACCAATTAAAAGCTGCGCCAAAAACCGCCAAgcggcttttttttcgtctacaAAAGATTGCGGAAAGGACACAAGGCACAGTGATATGCCGTTGTTATCATTAGCGAGCGTGCTTCATTGACTTGTCTGGACAGTAGTGGATTAGGACCATTCCCACAATGCCCGAGACGGTGTAGACAAATTTGTGTAAATTTTGCAGACTATGACGTAATTACAGGGCGTTCAGGAAGACCCTCAAAGCGAGCTGTAAATTGTGTTGTACACAgaatgggaaaaaatgaaaaacatttaccATATGCCAGACAGAGTtgtaaaagaaacagaaactgCATCAACAGTCTGTTTAAAGATTAAATATATCTGTTTAATCTACTGATTGTATGTGAAGCGTCGCATACGTAAGCACGTGAGTATCGATAAACTGAGATTATGCGTTTATTATGTAATggatattttgattttgaacaTCATGGGTAGGTACACACTTATCTCAAAATTCATAGCTATTACACTAAGGATTCTATGTACGTTCGTGCCGAATAATATTGTAATCATTGTTAGATTAGCCATACTTGAAAATTTAGGTTTTCCTACCAGAATTTCTTTCgaattttcctttcgatttAGAAGAACTGATTTTCCGGtaacgtggtaaaaatatacCTTGATGGCTTAGACGTTCCTGAAAATTGGATAAGTTGATAGTTATTTATTAAATGCTAGTTTCGCAAGTTTAGCTAAAAGCATTGGGGAAGACAATTGTGGGGAAGACTATCAAAAGTTGCTTTAAAATCATTGTAAATAACATCTACTTGACGTTTACAAACGATATTAGACATCACGaaagacacaaaacacataagacTGTTGAGGAGAAATGTACTTAGCCACTAAGTACATTTATATCTATatctataaaattctcgtgtcgcggtgttagtgtgcaaactcctccgaaacggctgaaccgatttgtatgaaactttcgctaaacgttcgttaggtatgagaataggtttagcgCTATAGTttgtttcgctaggtggcctctggccaatactatgagttcttttctgtttttcctacgggagttatcaagtaggcatagctattttttcaacacgaataatgttgaacactactgagACCAAAAGCTTCTAAcgaacaaatcaatcaaagtaggtacacatgacgatttattagtgcaattttattctttaaagcaaaaagtgggtgataaataagtaaaaagttagataagtgtgtgaataattaaaaaaatgtttagtgATTTGCATGTAGAATTAGCGCCTTGCACGGAAGGACCTGGTATAAAacccaatcgtcaaggaaagccagaaatgcctcctgaagtagcagaaaagaagaagagccacaaaaaagaagaaaaattgttttgattatCATTTGGGAttatcatttggattaagaatggcaataatttaagaattttcaattaatcaacgatTTTCTCaaatcgccactctaataataccacacgaatcaagattgaactctcacaatgtttgctttaattacaaaacgcatgtttaagggcaaagctaggtttgccggatGAGCTAGTTATAATATATAACTGATTGAATTGGTTGGATTCATAGCACAGATGATGGCGATCGCCAACTTTACTAAACGATGTTGAAAACAGGGAACGATCTTGAAAATTGAAGGGGAAAGACACTACACACAATTCTTTAGGACACAGGATGGTATTCCATCTGATCTGGGAGCTAAAGATATCTTAAGTTTTGTTAGAGTTAGTAGCAtcgcattttcttttcattcgacTGTGTTACAGCTAAAGACGTTGCTAGGTGTGTAGAATAAGCTTTTGGAGAGAGACACTGTTCTGCAACATGGAACAACAAACACGTCCGAAAAATGCTTTGCGAACAGTTCGCAGCTGCCAGAGGGTGTATCAGCCACGTCATCGCCCCGGGAACTAGTGGAGGAGATACCATTGGCTTTACGATGAGCATTGTAAAGACGCCAAAACGATCGAAGGTAAGTAGAAAATTTAAACTAAAGGCGCGCTAAATATGACCTATAGCCCTGATATAAATACGATATGGAGAAAAACCATACTTATAGACTAGCATGACATGGGATGTTCGAGCACGCCTTAGAGGCCGGAACGAACGCTTCTTATCCGCCTTAAGAGCTCTTAGACATCTGTTAGACCACAACGGATTTTAAGGAGGGGGATTATGCGGTATGTCGTCAGTGTAATCAAGAGTACACAAAAGTTTGCTTTTTACAGTGCTTGATTTATTTCATGACCGGAGAGTATAGTAttgttacaattttctttAGCAAGTTTTAGGATCACCAAAAGCGCAGAGCTTAATATCTGAGTAAAACACTTGATTTTTTCCACAAGACTGGATGTTTGGCTTGCCCAGAACACAAATGATGTACTTGTTGCAGTTACCAGGATGAGAAATCATGTCAATGATAACTCCTTTGCACATACCCTTCAACTCGTTTTGCGTTGGTTCCGGAGCAGTCGTTGGTTCTGGTTCCGGAGCAGCTGCTTCGGTCGTGGTTTCACCTTCTATCGTGCATAGTGCATTGGGCTCATAATCGCACACCCCTCTTGTCGAATCGAAAATGGTGCCACTCGGCACACAAGTAGCTTCAGCAGTCTCGGCTTCGCCTTGGCAGGTGACGAAATTGGCACAGGCGG
The DNA window shown above is from Anopheles funestus chromosome 3RL, idAnoFuneDA-416_04, whole genome shotgun sequence and carries:
- the LOC125771749 gene encoding probable chitinase 10, producing the protein MYSLAAALFVGIVSVTLAFDEECVGKRNGATFADEYSCSRYRICLGGYVSHGECSSGLYWDNFRRLCLPAMLVSCKAKLPTTVQTTPYEPPTSDGIILDENHHGLPDDFQNEEYNCPSHGVLSIPHRRSCSQYVLCFDGTAVLQRCAPGLHFNAAQSQCTLPNMANCDLQEHVCPEKDDPQKLVFVADRFDCSKYYYCYNGKFHPHSCAPGLHWDPINNWCTTIAESKCQNFTPYKEVNEPTLVPKKVSCMDDQARWVKHPKSERHYYLCYKGKSMLKRCDDGLIWDEATHSCNYQH
- the LOC125771753 gene encoding protein obstructor-E-like, with product MNKKLCILLVLVVFCSATLAGKSKETSKEKSKENSKEKSKEDSDSKEKSNESSSKEVPNTEAPATTTVASSDRCAGQPDGTILPSLTACANFVTCQGEAETAEATCVPSGTIFDSTRGVCDYEPNALCTIEGETTTEAAAPEPEPTTAPEPTQNELKGMCKGVIIDMISHPGNCNKYIICVLGKPNIQSCGKNQVFYSDIKLCAFGDPKTC